A stretch of the Planktothricoides raciborskii GIHE-MW2 genome encodes the following:
- a CDS encoding M23 family metallopeptidase: MKQKLRSILKQLKQKCWSPITQVVLIAMLSLFTVLGLNGIDMMQPATANETYQVARGSAWQNASFPVENFQEYTSPFGYRRSPTGGYTEEFHSGLDIAAPMGSYVRNWWAGTVVEVIDDGRCGIGLVISSGNWDHIYCHMDGSVETSNGVPYLIDRSGGIFIGEGQQIPAGARIGRVGMTGRTTGPHLHWGLKYAGQWYDPALVIRQMYQDQQISRQP; this comes from the coding sequence GTGAAGCAAAAGTTACGATCAATACTCAAGCAACTCAAGCAAAAATGCTGGAGTCCCATCACCCAAGTTGTGTTAATCGCCATGCTCAGTTTATTTACAGTCCTGGGTTTAAATGGGATTGATATGATGCAACCGGCTACGGCGAATGAAACTTATCAGGTTGCCCGGGGCAGCGCGTGGCAAAATGCCTCGTTTCCAGTAGAAAATTTTCAAGAATATACTTCCCCATTTGGCTATCGGCGATCGCCCACCGGAGGATACACCGAAGAATTTCACTCAGGATTAGACATTGCGGCACCAATGGGTAGCTACGTCCGTAATTGGTGGGCGGGTACGGTGGTAGAAGTGATTGATGATGGTCGTTGTGGCATTGGTCTGGTGATTTCATCCGGCAATTGGGATCACATCTATTGCCACATGGACGGATCCGTAGAAACATCTAACGGAGTTCCGTATTTAATCGACCGATCTGGCGGCATTTTTATCGGTGAAGGCCAACAGATCCCTGCCGGAGCACGCATTGGTCGAGTGGGTATGACAGGTCGCACCACCGGCCCCCATTTACACTGGGGGCTAAAATATGCGGGTCAATGGTATGACCCAGCCCTAGTCATTCGCCAAATGTATCAAGATCAACAAATATCTCGGCAACCCTAA
- a CDS encoding recombinase family protein, whose translation MKIIAYLYSDPLLEPMPDPNSWGWEVDRVYQDLSDRTQLEQLFTDCTEEPADYLLIHRLEELGDSIAEISDRIHQLETLGTEIVAIETPGSIPELSQSLTQRADLIQLLAQIQTTQHSRQIRKGHARNRINALPPPGKAPFGYRRGKDRYALDRAAAPVIKEFFEHFLLYGSLRGAVRYLAQKYNKKISVTTGRRWLTNPVYRGDLAYKNGEVIANTHIPIISRQEAAQIDRLLRRNQQLPPRTASCSRSLSGLVVCGQCQATMTVTHVSTYRRDREYLYLRSPHCPQKPKCKAIAYNEILQKTIDQICQDLPTAVAKLQSPDSTIKQNITAAIAEKEQILDQLQELCDRHILDEETRQLRAYKLRTEISQLQRQLAELPPVNLRETAQAVSFPQFWLDLTESERRFYFREFIRQIQIDRQDTSWQLRICFIFE comes from the coding sequence ATGAAAATTATCGCATATTTGTACAGCGATCCGCTGTTAGAACCAATGCCAGATCCGAATAGCTGGGGCTGGGAGGTCGATCGCGTGTATCAAGATTTAAGCGATCGCACTCAATTGGAACAACTGTTTACCGACTGTACCGAGGAACCCGCTGATTATTTATTAATTCACCGCTTAGAAGAATTAGGGGATTCGATCGCGGAAATAAGCGATCGCATTCATCAACTAGAAACCCTGGGGACAGAAATTGTCGCGATCGAAACCCCTGGATCGATTCCAGAATTATCTCAGTCTCTCACCCAACGTGCAGACTTAATTCAACTGCTGGCGCAAATTCAAACCACCCAGCATAGTCGGCAAATTCGCAAAGGTCATGCGCGTAATCGCATCAACGCCCTACCTCCTCCGGGTAAAGCCCCATTTGGCTATCGTCGGGGCAAAGACCGCTACGCCCTCGATCGCGCGGCAGCCCCAGTAATTAAAGAATTTTTTGAACATTTCCTGCTTTACGGATCCTTACGCGGGGCTGTCCGCTATCTCGCCCAAAAATATAACAAGAAAATTTCCGTCACCACAGGACGACGCTGGCTGACTAATCCGGTTTACCGTGGGGATTTAGCCTATAAAAATGGCGAAGTGATTGCCAACACTCACATCCCGATTATTTCTCGTCAAGAAGCCGCCCAAATCGATCGCCTCTTGCGTCGCAACCAACAACTGCCCCCCAGAACCGCTAGTTGTTCTCGGTCTTTATCCGGTTTAGTGGTCTGTGGGCAATGTCAAGCCACCATGACCGTCACCCATGTCAGCACTTATCGTCGCGATCGCGAATATCTATATTTACGTTCCCCCCACTGCCCCCAAAAACCAAAATGTAAAGCGATCGCCTATAACGAAATATTGCAAAAAACCATTGACCAAATTTGCCAGGACTTACCCACAGCAGTGGCGAAACTGCAAAGCCCTGACAGTACCATTAAACAAAATATTACCGCTGCGATCGCCGAAAAAGAACAAATTCTCGATCAGCTTCAAGAACTATGCGATCGGCATATTCTAGACGAAGAAACCAGGCAACTGCGGGCTTACAAACTCCGCACAGAAATCTCCCAACTGCAACGCCAACTCGCTGAATTACCCCCCGTCAATCTCCGAGAAACAGCCCAAGCGGTTTCTTTCCCGCAATTTTGGTTAGACCTGACGGAATCAGAACGCCGATTTTACTTCCGGGAATTCATTCGCCAAATTCAAATAGACCGTCAAGATACCTCCTGGCAACTGCGAATCTGCTTTATTTTTGAGTAA
- a CDS encoding sensor histidine kinase, with protein sequence MERSCLDELSEVLTGENRAVLEKVIKLVEDLEQSKAALMQKCQQNESELERLKSNMLQMEKMAMLGQMVSGIAHEINNPINFIYGNLPYVEEHVGDLFEVLETYEEAYPDKVEDVENILEDIDLEYIQEDLPRIVKSLKTGSERIRDLVINLRNFYRRDEATMKPGNLHEGIESTLVLLNNRYKQDIEVIKDFGKIPEVECHINQMNQVFMNLISNAIDCLLAQKEAEKEAESESEAKEVIKPSGKKRKIAIATKCLNSNRVAISITDNGPGMPDEIKNRVFEPFFTTKAIGVGTGLGLSISREIVEKTHHGSLSCVSTFGEGSTFTIELPIAQPK encoded by the coding sequence ATGGAACGTTCTTGTTTAGATGAACTGTCGGAGGTTTTAACTGGAGAAAACCGGGCAGTGTTAGAAAAAGTGATTAAGTTGGTTGAAGATTTGGAACAGTCGAAGGCGGCATTAATGCAAAAATGCCAGCAAAATGAGTCAGAGTTAGAACGGCTGAAATCCAATATGTTGCAGATGGAAAAAATGGCTATGTTAGGGCAGATGGTTTCTGGGATTGCCCATGAAATTAATAATCCGATTAACTTTATTTACGGCAACTTACCTTATGTAGAAGAGCACGTTGGGGATTTGTTTGAGGTATTAGAAACCTACGAAGAAGCTTATCCAGATAAAGTCGAAGATGTGGAAAATATTTTAGAGGATATCGACCTAGAATATATTCAGGAAGATTTACCCCGGATTGTCAAGTCGCTGAAAACGGGTTCGGAAAGAATTCGTGATTTGGTGATTAATCTCCGCAATTTCTATCGCCGGGATGAAGCGACGATGAAACCTGGGAATTTACATGAAGGGATTGAGAGTACCTTGGTTCTTTTAAATAACCGTTATAAACAAGATATTGAGGTGATTAAAGATTTTGGCAAGATTCCAGAGGTGGAATGCCATATTAATCAGATGAATCAGGTGTTTATGAATCTGATTAGTAATGCTATTGACTGTCTTTTAGCCCAGAAAGAGGCGGAAAAAGAAGCAGAATCAGAGTCAGAAGCAAAGGAAGTCATAAAGCCTTCTGGGAAGAAAAGAAAAATTGCGATCGCGACTAAATGTTTGAACTCTAACCGCGTGGCTATTTCTATTACTGATAATGGCCCAGGAATGCCTGATGAAATTAAAAATCGGGTGTTTGAGCCTTTTTTTACTACTAAAGCGATTGGGGTGGGGACAGGTTTGGGCTTATCAATTTCTCGCGAAATTGTGGAAAAGACTCATCATGGTTCTCTTTCTTGTGTTTCCACTTTTGGCGAAGGGTCTACTTTTACCATCGAGTTGCCGATCGCCCAACCCAAGTAA
- a CDS encoding glycosyltransferase family 39 protein translates to MYREIFRLDDSGDKGRLADHWIEQLWVLGLLVSAILLYQMNLGDVALRDWDEGIVATVAREMYRGDFNWLHPTLHSQPYYNKPPLVHLLIALSYHWFGVSEWSTRLPGAMLSALSVPLLYGIGREIFIWRGPAIFAAFAYLTLLPVVRYGRLAMLDGAVLCFFLLMVWCLLRSRRDLRWGLGVGIGLGLICLTKGILGILLGAIAGVFLIWDTPRLLSSGYLWTGIVLGIAPAVGWYIAQGLYYGETFIQSHFFGQSFQRIVQPVEENSGPFWYYFLEIVKYSWPWVMFWPGGLGLAWKNPGMGWAKLILVWTAGYLLSISIMSTKLPWYVLPLYPAIALACGAQLFEIWQKLLGCTWSLGSSVSSEGWLTRSCRIYVILLSLLAIAAWGASLYYGFWATAEERILALTLIAVGLTMTTSAILLSRQDRQFVIILFWGMYVSLCLFFVTPYWLWELGEDYPVKPVAEMIRQHTPSETAIFTSHPNHRPSLNFYSDRQVIPATFEQLRKHWKQDPSAYFLIDSDSLKRLKLKQIKSLDTFNNWHLVTRSPIVKKN, encoded by the coding sequence ATGTACAGAGAAATTTTTCGGTTAGATGACTCCGGTGACAAGGGTCGTCTGGCCGACCATTGGATCGAACAGCTTTGGGTCTTGGGGCTACTTGTGAGTGCCATCTTACTTTATCAGATGAATTTAGGGGATGTGGCCTTGCGGGATTGGGATGAAGGGATTGTTGCCACCGTAGCCAGAGAAATGTATCGGGGTGATTTTAATTGGCTGCATCCCACCCTGCATTCCCAGCCCTATTATAATAAACCGCCCTTGGTGCATTTGCTGATTGCCCTCAGCTATCACTGGTTTGGGGTGAGTGAATGGAGTACCAGGCTTCCGGGGGCGATGCTTTCGGCTTTGTCCGTCCCCCTATTATATGGAATTGGCCGGGAGATTTTTATTTGGCGCGGGCCGGCCATTTTCGCGGCATTTGCTTATCTGACCTTGTTGCCCGTAGTCCGTTATGGCCGCTTGGCCATGTTGGATGGGGCAGTGTTATGTTTTTTCTTATTGATGGTGTGGTGTTTGCTGCGATCGCGCCGAGATTTGCGTTGGGGCTTGGGGGTGGGCATTGGCTTAGGACTGATTTGCTTAACCAAGGGCATCTTAGGCATTCTCCTAGGGGCGATCGCCGGCGTCTTTCTGATTTGGGATACCCCGCGCTTACTCAGTTCTGGCTATCTCTGGACTGGCATAGTCTTGGGCATAGCCCCGGCAGTAGGTTGGTACATTGCTCAAGGACTGTATTATGGCGAAACATTTATTCAGAGTCATTTTTTCGGCCAATCTTTCCAGAGAATTGTGCAACCTGTGGAAGAAAACAGCGGACCATTCTGGTATTACTTCCTAGAAATAGTGAAATATAGTTGGCCTTGGGTGATGTTTTGGCCGGGAGGACTAGGATTAGCCTGGAAAAATCCCGGAATGGGTTGGGCAAAATTAATCCTAGTTTGGACTGCGGGTTATTTATTGTCCATCTCCATAATGAGCACCAAATTACCCTGGTATGTCTTGCCCCTTTACCCAGCGATCGCCCTCGCGTGTGGGGCACAACTGTTTGAAATTTGGCAAAAATTACTCGGTTGTACCTGGTCGCTTGGGTCTTCAGTTAGTTCTGAAGGATGGTTGACTCGTTCTTGCCGAATTTATGTGATTCTCTTATCCCTGTTGGCGATCGCTGCTTGGGGGGCGAGTCTGTACTATGGCTTCTGGGCTACCGCAGAAGAACGAATCTTAGCCTTAACTCTGATTGCAGTTGGCTTAACCATGACCACCAGCGCCATATTACTCAGCCGCCAAGATCGACAATTCGTGATTATCTTATTTTGGGGAATGTATGTTTCCTTATGCTTATTCTTTGTCACTCCTTACTGGCTGTGGGAACTAGGCGAAGACTACCCCGTGAAACCTGTCGCCGAAATGATTCGACAACACACGCCCTCGGAAACCGCGATCTTTACCTCACACCCGAACCATCGACCTTCCCTAAATTTCTACAGCGATCGCCAAGTCATCCCCGCGACCTTTGAACAACTGAGAAAACATTGGAAACAAGATCCATCGGCTTATTTTTTAATCGATTCAGACAGCCTGAAGCGTTTGAAACTCAAACAAATAAAATCACTGGATACCTTTAACAACTGGCACCTAGTGACGCGATCGCCTATAGTCAAGAAAAATTAG
- the surE gene encoding 5'/3'-nucleotidase SurE — MKILISNDDGIFAPGVRSLTQAIAHAGHQVTVVCPDQERSATGHGITMNHPIRAEEIHSVFDPGVNAWACSGTPADCVKLAIWALLDSPPDLVISGINQGQNLGTDLLYSGTVSAAMEGLLEGIPSIAISLASYTSKNFAPAAEFATQLVQQLADQPLPSPMLLNVNVPDLPLEAIAGVIFTRQGVRRYEDIFQKRVDPRGRTYYWLAGEEIKDVEQTPDPQLGSEILTDVQGIRQNYITITPLQYNLTFREGLLSPPAWNFPVGIL, encoded by the coding sequence ATGAAAATTTTAATTAGTAATGATGATGGGATTTTTGCCCCCGGAGTTCGGTCGCTGACTCAGGCGATCGCCCACGCGGGTCATCAAGTCACCGTGGTTTGCCCCGACCAAGAGCGATCGGCTACGGGACATGGCATCACCATGAATCACCCGATTCGCGCTGAAGAGATTCACTCCGTATTCGATCCGGGGGTGAATGCTTGGGCTTGTTCCGGGACTCCCGCTGATTGCGTCAAGTTGGCAATCTGGGCATTGTTGGACAGTCCCCCAGATTTAGTAATCTCTGGGATTAACCAAGGGCAGAATTTAGGTACGGATTTACTCTATTCCGGGACAGTTTCGGCGGCGATGGAAGGACTCCTAGAAGGCATTCCCAGTATTGCCATTTCTTTGGCTAGTTATACGTCGAAAAACTTTGCGCCCGCTGCGGAGTTTGCTACCCAGTTGGTGCAGCAATTAGCAGATCAGCCTTTGCCGTCGCCGATGCTGTTGAATGTGAATGTGCCGGATCTGCCCCTAGAGGCGATCGCTGGGGTAATTTTCACCCGACAGGGGGTGCGGCGATATGAAGATATCTTTCAAAAGCGCGTCGATCCGCGAGGAAGAACTTATTATTGGTTAGCAGGGGAAGAAATCAAAGATGTGGAACAAACCCCGGATCCTCAACTTGGGTCAGAGATTCTGACAGATGTGCAGGGAATTCGGCAAAACTATATTACGATCACCCCTTTGCAATATAACTTAACTTTTCGAGAGGGATTACTTAGTCCTCCTGCATGGAATTTCCCTGTAGGAATCTTGTAG
- a CDS encoding DNA cytosine methyltransferase, with protein MLTQNKSQLELFNPNLLQVLTGGVKFKFIDLFSGIGGFRIPLEKLGGKCVGYSEIDPEAQKVYRQNFIGYVNSDEIDLGDIRNIQEIPENLDLIVGGVPCQPWSIAGKLKGFDDPRGQLWFDVMRLLAKYQPKSFIFENVRGLASPKNRQSFDYLLQQFEAIDYSVRWKIINSYDFGVPQSRERVFIVGIRNDLENAQGYSFPEPIDCQPKLVDIIDEIKDCEIIEKVKVSPDLLFGEQIPPSRNRFQKDDEMNDFFVFSDLRNGHTTIHSWDLIKTSAREKLICVTILKNRRRKKYGLKDGNPLSFEDLRELIDGLKETELNQLVEKKILRLVRDGAGSKYEFVNSKNSAGIGGVYRVFLPSSAMIPTLTATGTKDYIATVAIHAENPEDYKRLFLQKIYKPKKFRLITAQDACRLQGFPDWFQCHENPNIAKKQFGNAVSVPAVYYIAKNLVETLNFI; from the coding sequence ATGCTTACTCAAAATAAATCACAGTTAGAACTATTTAACCCCAACCTCTTACAAGTTTTGACGGGTGGGGTTAAATTTAAGTTTATTGACTTATTTTCGGGAATTGGCGGGTTCCGCATTCCTTTAGAAAAATTAGGCGGTAAATGTGTAGGCTACTCGGAAATCGATCCAGAAGCCCAGAAAGTCTATCGGCAAAATTTTATCGGCTATGTGAATTCCGATGAAATTGATTTAGGGGATATCAGAAATATCCAAGAAATTCCTGAAAATCTTGACTTAATTGTGGGTGGGGTTCCCTGTCAGCCTTGGTCGATCGCCGGAAAATTAAAAGGATTTGATGACCCCAGAGGACAGCTTTGGTTTGACGTGATGCGTTTATTAGCAAAATATCAACCAAAATCTTTTATTTTTGAAAATGTCCGAGGTTTAGCCAGTCCGAAAAACCGCCAAAGCTTTGATTATTTATTACAACAGTTTGAAGCGATCGACTATTCGGTTCGCTGGAAAATCATTAATTCTTATGATTTTGGCGTTCCCCAAAGTCGAGAACGAGTATTTATCGTGGGCATCAGAAATGATTTAGAAAATGCTCAAGGGTACTCTTTTCCTGAACCGATTGATTGTCAGCCCAAGCTGGTTGATATTATCGATGAGATTAAAGACTGTGAAATTATCGAAAAAGTCAAAGTTTCTCCTGATTTACTGTTTGGGGAGCAAATTCCACCGTCGCGCAATCGGTTTCAAAAAGATGATGAAATGAATGATTTTTTTGTGTTTTCCGATTTGCGGAATGGTCATACCACGATTCACTCTTGGGATTTAATTAAAACCAGCGCAAGAGAAAAGTTAATTTGTGTCACAATTCTGAAGAACCGCCGCCGGAAGAAATATGGATTAAAGGATGGAAATCCTTTATCTTTTGAGGATTTGCGTGAGTTAATTGATGGCCTTAAAGAAACCGAATTAAATCAACTGGTGGAGAAAAAAATCTTACGTCTCGTGAGAGATGGTGCCGGATCCAAGTATGAATTTGTGAATTCCAAAAATAGTGCAGGAATTGGTGGGGTTTATCGGGTATTTTTGCCCAGTTCAGCGATGATTCCTACTTTGACCGCTACGGGGACAAAAGACTATATTGCTACAGTGGCTATTCATGCCGAAAATCCCGAAGACTATAAGCGTCTATTTTTACAAAAAATCTATAAACCGAAAAAGTTTAGGCTGATTACCGCCCAAGACGCTTGCCGACTGCAAGGATTTCCCGATTGGTTTCAATGCCATGAAAACCCCAATATTGCGAAAAAACAATTTGGCAATGCTGTTTCGGTTCCGGCTGTCTATTATATTGCCAAAAATTTAGTGGAAACTTTGAATTTTATTTAA
- a CDS encoding TdeIII family type II restriction endonuclease translates to MNHQLKQELKQEIKETLKTAIRRFFERKQKKLPIKNATSQTSNILDILFPKERRIRLLIGGLETSMGTVWEAIAVKLAQNNGFSIISDKILMPSPFPEELAKTLENLISTRINRKTFISTEDCITQLKEVAQKIDSDRITFVKPPSGHGVDLYLKKNNTEYLFDLKSPQPNKGDFPRYTRQLLEWYAYKLAQNPSLQLEARIAFIFNPFDKSWYEEQKYKISTCLDINRDIYVENEFWDFCSGQQNTWQALETLFYELKAENFDQEFEDIFYQSTTE, encoded by the coding sequence ATGAATCATCAACTCAAGCAAGAACTCAAACAAGAAATCAAGGAAACTTTAAAAACTGCGATCCGCCGTTTCTTTGAGAGAAAACAAAAAAAATTGCCGATAAAAAATGCGACATCTCAAACGTCTAATATCTTAGATATCCTTTTTCCCAAGGAAAGACGCATCCGATTATTGATAGGCGGTTTAGAAACCAGCATGGGGACTGTCTGGGAAGCAATCGCTGTGAAATTAGCTCAAAATAATGGATTTAGTATTATATCTGATAAAATTTTGATGCCCAGCCCATTTCCCGAAGAACTCGCAAAAACTTTAGAAAACTTAATTTCTACTAGAATTAACAGAAAAACTTTTATCTCTACAGAAGACTGTATTACTCAGCTAAAAGAAGTCGCGCAAAAAATAGATAGTGATCGCATAACTTTTGTCAAGCCACCATCAGGTCATGGAGTTGATCTGTATCTTAAGAAAAACAATACTGAATATCTTTTTGACCTAAAATCTCCTCAACCTAATAAAGGAGATTTCCCAAGATATACTAGGCAATTATTAGAATGGTATGCTTATAAATTAGCCCAAAATCCTTCTTTACAATTAGAAGCACGCATTGCTTTTATTTTTAATCCTTTTGACAAAAGTTGGTATGAAGAACAAAAATATAAAATTTCTACTTGTTTAGATATTAATCGTGATATTTATGTGGAAAATGAATTTTGGGATTTTTGCTCTGGTCAACAAAACACTTGGCAAGCTTTAGAAACTCTATTCTACGAACTTAAAGCCGAAAACTTTGATCAAGAATTTGAAGATATTTTCTATCAAAGTACAACGGAATAA
- the pheS gene encoding phenylalanine--tRNA ligase subunit alpha has translation MTELNPIESQLQGLNQNATGAIASAESLEQLEQLRVNYLGKKGELSQILRAMGKLDPGDRPRIGALANEVKEALQTQLDNRRQALQTAQIQAQLAAEALDVTMPGVYRPQGRIHPLNGVIDRALDIFVGLGYTVATGPEMESDYYNFEALNTPPDHPARDMQDTFYLPDGNLLRTHTSSVQIRYMEQHQPPLRIVAPGRVYRRDTVDATHSAVFHQIEILAIDKGLTFTDLKGTLKEFLYQIFGEVQIRFRPSYFPFTEPSAEVDVRWKGKWLEVLGCGTVDPNVLKAVGYDPEVYTGFAAGFGVERFAMVLHQIDDIRRLYSSDLRFLRQF, from the coding sequence ATGACTGAACTTAATCCTATAGAAAGCCAACTACAGGGGCTTAACCAAAATGCTACCGGGGCGATCGCCTCTGCGGAAAGCTTGGAGCAACTGGAACAACTGCGAGTCAACTACCTAGGCAAAAAAGGCGAACTCTCGCAAATTCTCCGGGCAATGGGTAAACTCGACCCAGGCGATCGGCCCCGCATTGGCGCTTTAGCCAACGAAGTCAAAGAAGCCCTGCAAACCCAACTGGACAACCGGCGACAAGCCCTGCAAACCGCCCAAATTCAAGCGCAACTAGCAGCGGAAGCCCTTGATGTCACCATGCCTGGGGTGTATCGTCCCCAAGGTCGGATCCATCCTTTGAATGGCGTCATTGACCGGGCTTTAGATATTTTTGTCGGACTAGGTTACACCGTCGCCACCGGCCCAGAAATGGAAAGTGACTACTACAACTTTGAAGCCCTGAACACCCCCCCAGACCACCCAGCGCGGGATATGCAGGACACTTTCTATCTCCCAGATGGCAACCTGCTAAGAACCCATACCTCCTCGGTGCAAATTCGCTACATGGAACAACATCAACCCCCCTTGCGAATTGTCGCCCCCGGACGGGTTTATCGTCGGGATACAGTGGATGCTACCCACTCCGCCGTATTTCATCAAATCGAAATTTTAGCGATCGACAAAGGCTTAACCTTTACAGACCTCAAAGGCACCTTAAAAGAATTCTTATATCAAATCTTTGGCGAAGTCCAAATCCGGTTTCGTCCCAGTTATTTTCCCTTCACCGAACCTTCCGCAGAAGTTGACGTGCGGTGGAAAGGAAAATGGTTAGAGGTTTTAGGTTGCGGCACCGTGGATCCGAATGTGCTTAAAGCCGTGGGTTATGACCCAGAAGTTTACACCGGATTTGCTGCCGGGTTTGGGGTAGAACGCTTTGCGATGGTTCTCCACCAAATTGACGATATTCGGCGACTTTATAGTAGCGATTTGCGCTTTTTGCGGCAATTTTAA
- a CDS encoding DUF1838 domain-containing protein translates to MMNFIKTDLNLKDWIKVRGSADGSQSFLTWSGSIYGIVPGEPTKHLFQILGMSVARFISNPDETWDFTSREISLYLDPMTGTRLNHWQNPWTGEILPVVHVANNPVQANFNLTKRFPGIVAGDLTTFLINLFPQYPNPLAKDAKFAPYSPQAIYQSTELFKLTVSTADMENTELISIPNVMLAWDRIGPWLPWMKMGDRPGYLIYSAWGKKVPIFNNLPQLLQDEITTRVPLYQNAPMKKLAQDNCTSWKYFYQHFDAYLRQEIFPIFELDSPE, encoded by the coding sequence ATGATGAATTTTATCAAAACAGATTTAAACCTAAAAGATTGGATAAAAGTTAGAGGAAGTGCAGATGGCAGCCAATCTTTTCTTACCTGGTCGGGTTCAATTTATGGGATAGTTCCCGGAGAACCGACAAAACATTTATTTCAGATATTAGGGATGAGTGTTGCCCGGTTTATTTCTAACCCCGATGAAACTTGGGATTTTACCTCGCGGGAAATCAGTTTATATTTAGACCCGATGACCGGAACCCGCTTAAATCATTGGCAAAACCCCTGGACAGGTGAAATTTTACCCGTGGTTCATGTGGCCAACAATCCAGTCCAGGCAAATTTTAATCTGACAAAACGGTTTCCGGGAATTGTGGCTGGGGATCTCACGACTTTTCTGATTAATTTATTTCCTCAATATCCGAATCCTCTGGCAAAAGATGCGAAATTTGCTCCCTATAGTCCCCAGGCAATTTATCAGTCAACGGAACTGTTTAAATTGACTGTCTCTACGGCTGATATGGAAAATACAGAACTTATTTCTATTCCCAATGTGATGTTAGCTTGGGATAGAATTGGGCCTTGGTTGCCGTGGATGAAAATGGGCGATCGCCCTGGTTATCTGATTTACAGTGCTTGGGGGAAAAAAGTGCCCATTTTTAATAATCTGCCCCAATTGCTGCAAGATGAAATTACCACCCGTGTGCCTTTATATCAAAATGCGCCGATGAAAAAACTGGCTCAAGATAATTGTACTTCTTGGAAGTATTTTTATCAACACTTTGATGCCTATCTGCGGCAAGAAATATTTCCCATTTTTGAACTTGATTCTCCAGAATAA